The following proteins are co-located in the Malus sylvestris chromosome 13, drMalSylv7.2, whole genome shotgun sequence genome:
- the LOC126596681 gene encoding sugar transport protein 13-like produces MAGGGFGAASGGGDFEAKITPLVIISCIMAASGGLMFGYDVGISGGVTSMPHFQKKFFPVVYKMTQEPGLESNYCKYDNQGLQLFTSSLYLAALMSTFVASYTTRSLGRKLTMFIAGIFFIIGTVFNAAAINLLMLIIGRILLGCGVGFANQAVPLFLSEIAPTRIRGALNILFQLNITIGILFANLINYGTNKITGGYGWRVSLGLAGIPAGLLTLGSLIVVDTPNSLIERGKLEEGKAVLKRIRGVDNVDPEFLEIVEASRVAKEVKNPFQNLLKRRNRPQLVIAVMMQVFQQFTGINAVMFYAPVLFQTLGFKSDASLYSAVITGAVNVLSTVVSIYFVDKAGRRMLLLEAGVQMFLSQMVVAIVMGLKVQDNSNNLTQGMAILVVIMVCSFVASFAWSWGPLGWLIPSETFPLEARSAGQSVAVCINMLFTFVIAQAFLSMLCHMKFGIFLFFSAWVLVMTIFAMFLIPETKGVPIEEMTERVWKQHWFWKRFMDDFEDDPKGKAHV; encoded by the exons ATGGCAGGCGGTGGGTTTGGGGCCGCATCGGGAGGCGGAGACTTTGAAGCAAAGATCACGCCTCTTGTGATCATTTCTTGCATAATGGCCGCTAGCGGAGGCCTCATGTTTGGTTATGATGTTGGTATCTCAG GGGGTGTTACATCCATGCCCCATTTCCAGAAGAAATTCTTCCCGGTTGTGTATAAGATGACTCAAGAGCCTGGACTTGAGAGCAACTACTGCAAATATGATAATCAAGGCTTGCAGTTGTTCACATCTTCATTGTACCTGGCTGCTTTAATGTCAACCTTCGTTGCCTCGTACACAACCAGATCACTAGGCCGAAAGCTAACTATGTTTATTGCCGGGATATTTTTCATAATCGGAACAGTTTTTAATGCTGCAGCTATTAACCTTCTCATGCTTATCATAGGGAGGATCTTGCTTGGTTGTGGAGTTGGTTTTGCTAACCAG GCGGTACCGCTTTTCCTTTCGGAGATTGCACCCACAAGAATTCGAGGGGCACTTAACATCCTCTTCCAACTCAATATTACCATTGGCATTCTTTTTGCAAACCTTATCAATTACGGAACTAACAA AATTACGGGAGGATATGGATGGAGGGTATCGCTGGGTTTGGCTGGGATTCCAGCCGGTTTGCTAACCTTGGGGTCGCTCATTGTGGTAGACACTCCTAACAGTTTGATTGAACGAGGCAAGTTGGAGGAAGGAAAAGCAGTTCTTAAAAGGATTCGTGGTGTTGACAATGTGGATCCAGAATTCTTAGAGATTGTTGAGGCAAGTCGGGTGGCTAAAGAAGTGAAGAATCCCTTCCAAAATCTCCTTAAGCGTAGGAACAGGCCACAACTGGTCATTGCAGTTATGATGCAGGTGTTCCAGCAATTCACTGGCATCAACGCAGTCATGTTCTACGCTCCGGTTTTGTTTCAGACATTGGGTTTTAAGAGCGATGCTTCCCTCTACTCAGCTGTTATAACAGGAGCTGTCAACGTGCTATCAACCGTTGTATCAATCTACTTTGTTGACAAAGCTGGTCGCCGCATGCTCTTATTAGAAGCCGGGGTCCAAATGTTCCTTTCTCAAATGGTGGTTGCAATAGTGATGGGACTCAAAGTCCAGGATAACTCTAACAACCTTACCCAAGGCATGGCTATTCTTGTTGTCATTATGGTTTGCAGTTTTGTTGCCTCCTTTGCATGGTCTTGGGGACCTCTCGGGTGGTTGATTCCTAGTGAGACTTTCCCTTTGGAAGCTCGCTCAGCTGGCCAGAGTGTGGCTGTGTGCATCAACATGCTCTTCACCTTTGTTATAGCACAAGCCTTCCTCTCAATGCTTTGCCATATGAAGTTTGGCATCTTCCTGTTCTTTAGTGCTTGGGTCCTTGTCATGACAATCTTTGCAATGTTCTTAATTCCCGAGACCAAGGGTGTCCCAATCGAAGAGATGACAGAAAGAGTCTGGAAGCAACATTGGTTCTGGAAGAGATTCATGGATGACTTTGAAGATGATCCCAAGGGCAAGGCCCATGTTTGA